The window ttccagatccaggacGCACGATACCGCAACTACTTTGCTGCTCGGGATGGCGAGGTCGAGTCGTTGATCACTCGCATCTGCAACCTCTACCAGCGCGTCGATCAACTCCATGTCGTCCAAACCCGGTTCCCCTCCTGGCCACTTGACAATCCATCTGCCCTCCCGCTCCGCCGGACCTACCTGGTGAGATCGCCAAACGGATTCCAGGGGATTCTCACGCCCCCCGTTGCCACAGGTACAGTCCAGACACCGCTTTTTGCGCCGCACAATTCCACCCAGACGGGCCTTGCTCCGGCCCCTGGACCTCAAGAGGGAATTGTTGAAAACGCCGTTCGCCATGCAGTCCTCGGCCAACAGCGCCGTCCCAACAACGCCGAGCGACGTGGTGGCTTTTCCCGGCACCTGCGCCGCATTTGGCTCTTCGTGCGACTGTACTTCTTCTGCTATATGATCAGCGACTCGGGAACCTGGACTCGtatcatcttcgtcggctgtGCATTGCTGTTTGCTCTTATCTCTGACACGGAGATCCCCCAGCAGCTGCATGGATTGATGGTTGCGCCTGTCCAACGCCACCTCGAGGGACTCGTGCACCTGGGTGAACCCGGCGAGCAGAATGCTCAGACCCAGGCCCAAACGGGAGCCACCCAGCCTGCTACCAGGGGCCATGAACAGGATAACAATGTGGCTGGTGGCATTCAACACCACGTCCGCCGCGCTGAACGCtcggttcttcttttcctgGCAAGCCTGGTTCCTGGTATCGGAGAGCGCCAGGTTGAGGCCCGCAATGCTGCAGAAGCGGCTCAGACCGCCGAGCGTGCCCGTCAGGAGGGTGAGCAGCAGCGTGAACAGGCTGCTCCCGAGGCTGACCAAAATGAGAATACCAATGTCAACAACGCCCAGCGCGCCCAGGAggcggctggcgctggcaACACCGCCTAAATCACATCA of the Penicillium psychrofluorescens genome assembly, chromosome: 1 genome contains:
- a CDS encoding uncharacterized protein (ID:PFLUO_001098-T1.cds;~source:funannotate); this translates as MLNLALSTTVAQLKDRLAAAIATHPSPSTQRLIYGGKRLEQDDVTLEAILAPIDGNQYSIHLVLPPGPPAPPTPTTTAFSTSTNHGSSNIPRLRHPQYPDNPIGDGLYDLHGRDPVPMQQTNPYPHREPPSRPQYQVAIPRHRNDHPPPPYSSEVPPPANANTESSAAVATASQMSSLNPAWPGQGISTPSRLPHSGAPLSAEEELSRVRRVRELRVDIENTERQLAVGSLPPMDRIIQMRNELFQIQDARYRNYFAARDGEVESLITRICNLYQRVDQLHVVQTRFPSWPLDNPSALPLRRTYLVRSPNGFQGILTPPVATGTVQTPLFAPHNSTQTGLAPAPGPQEGIVENAVRHAVLGQQRRPNNAERRGGFSRHLRRIWLFVRLYFFCYMISDSGTWTRIIFVGCALLFALISDTEIPQQLHGLMVAPVQRHLEGLVHLGEPGEQNAQTQAQTGATQPATRGHEQDNNVAGGIQHHVRRAERSVLLFLASLVPGIGERQVEARNAAEAAQTAERARQEGEQQREQAAPEADQNENTNVNNAQRAQEAAGAGNTA